The following coding sequences lie in one Rhizobium leguminosarum genomic window:
- the ltrA gene encoding group II intron reverse transcriptase/maturase: MTAIDAKAANAGASSHGGQMWDQTDWSQIEATVKRLQVRIAKATREGRRGKVKALQRLLTRSHNGKMLAVKRVTGNRGKKTPGVDGEIWTTPVARWKGVMSLRHHGYRTMPLRRVYIPKSNGKKRPLGIPRMLCRAMQALWKLALEPVTETLADPNSYGFRPKRSTADAIEQCFITLARRKSATWILEGDIKSCFDEISHDYILEHMPMDKAILRKWLQAGYIEEGTLFETRAGTPQGGVISPTIANRVLDGLEAAVDASVGSSKSTYRKAKPHVIRYADDFIVTSASKEVLEHKVLPAIRKYLAVRGLELSDEKTRITNIADGFDFLGQNVRKYNGKLLITPSKHSVKALLDKVRRIIKGNAAIAQEGLIRMLNPIMRGWAMYHRHVVAKATFSSIDFYIWRMLWRWACRRHPNKGARWIRRRYFRVNGSQSWDFNTADAKYGLVRAAAVSVKRHAKIPALASPFDPTWDAYFDRRQNAKHTAGEPGVTTWRWRMA, translated from the coding sequence ATGACGGCAATCGATGCGAAAGCAGCGAATGCTGGTGCGTCCTCGCACGGAGGGCAGATGTGGGATCAGACAGACTGGTCGCAGATTGAAGCAACCGTGAAGCGACTTCAAGTGCGTATCGCCAAGGCCACTCGCGAAGGCCGAAGGGGCAAGGTAAAAGCCTTGCAACGTCTGCTGACCCGCTCGCACAACGGCAAGATGCTGGCTGTGAAGCGGGTGACGGGGAATCGCGGCAAGAAAACGCCGGGAGTGGACGGAGAAATCTGGACAACCCCCGTGGCCAGATGGAAGGGAGTAATGTCGTTGCGGCATCACGGCTACCGTACGATGCCGTTGCGACGCGTTTATATTCCCAAGAGTAACGGCAAGAAGCGCCCGCTCGGGATACCCCGTATGCTATGCCGCGCGATGCAAGCCTTATGGAAGCTTGCGCTGGAACCAGTGACGGAGACCTTGGCGGACCCGAATTCCTATGGATTTCGGCCCAAACGCTCGACAGCCGACGCCATTGAGCAGTGCTTCATCACGTTGGCAAGGCGAAAGTCCGCCACGTGGATTCTAGAGGGCGATATCAAAAGCTGTTTCGATGAAATCAGCCATGATTACATCCTCGAGCATATGCCTATGGACAAGGCGATCCTGCGGAAGTGGCTTCAAGCTGGCTACATTGAAGAGGGAACTCTGTTCGAGACGCGGGCGGGAACCCCGCAAGGGGGCGTGATTTCGCCCACAATCGCTAACAGAGTGTTGGACGGGCTTGAGGCCGCAGTCGATGCAAGCGTGGGATCGTCGAAATCCACGTACCGAAAAGCCAAACCCCACGTCATCCGTTATGCCGACGACTTTATTGTAACCAGTGCATCGAAAGAAGTGCTGGAACACAAGGTCTTGCCGGCGATCAGGAAATACCTGGCTGTTCGCGGACTGGAACTCTCGGACGAGAAAACCAGAATCACGAACATTGCGGATGGTTTCGATTTTCTGGGCCAGAATGTGCGAAAGTACAACGGCAAACTCCTCATCACGCCGTCCAAACACAGCGTCAAGGCGCTGCTGGATAAGGTCCGGAGAATCATCAAAGGCAACGCTGCCATCGCGCAGGAGGGATTGATACGAATGCTGAACCCGATCATGCGGGGATGGGCGATGTATCACCGCCATGTCGTGGCGAAGGCGACCTTCTCTTCGATAGACTTCTACATCTGGCGCATGCTCTGGAGATGGGCGTGCAGACGACACCCCAACAAAGGAGCACGGTGGATCAGGAGAAGGTATTTCCGGGTCAACGGTAGCCAATCATGGGATTTCAACACGGCAGACGCCAAGTATGGGCTTGTCCGCGCGGCGGCTGTCTCAGTCAAGAGGCACGCCAAAATCCCGGCGTTGGCGAGCCCGTTCGATCCCACATGGGATGCCTACTTCGACCGCCGTCAGAACGCGAAACATACCGCCGGGGAGCCCGGTGTCACAACGTGGCGCTGGAGAATGGCTTGA
- a CDS encoding WGR domain-containing protein, which produces MIAQRYQLYVERIDAKKNMARYYAMSIEPNLFGDACLIRRWGRIGASGQRREHHFAREEEAVRLFLQLLRKRRSRGYRPKPHIRHDASGDR; this is translated from the coding sequence ATGATCGCGCAACGCTACCAGCTCTATGTCGAACGCATCGACGCCAAGAAAAACATGGCCCGCTACTATGCTATGTCGATTGAACCGAATCTGTTCGGCGATGCCTGTCTCATCCGCCGATGGGGCCGCATCGGTGCAAGTGGTCAAAGGCGAGAGCATCATTTCGCGCGAGAGGAAGAGGCGGTCAGGCTCTTCCTTCAGCTTTTGCGAAAGAGGCGGTCGCGCGGATATAGGCCGAAACCGCATATACGGCACGATGCATCGGGTGATCGATAG
- a CDS encoding HU family DNA-binding protein, giving the protein MTTTNEIADKIAGEHSLTKAQGKAIVEAVIASITEAAVAGNETSLPGFGKFKVKATPEREARNPSTGATIKVAAAKKLAFTPAKALKDALNK; this is encoded by the coding sequence ATGACCACGACCAATGAAATCGCCGACAAGATCGCCGGCGAACACAGCCTCACCAAGGCACAGGGAAAAGCCATCGTCGAGGCGGTGATCGCTTCCATTACCGAAGCCGCGGTCGCCGGCAACGAGACGTCCCTCCCCGGCTTCGGCAAGTTCAAGGTGAAGGCGACACCGGAGCGCGAGGCTCGCAACCCGTCGACCGGCGCGACGATCAAGGTTGCCGCGGCCAAGAAGCTAGCCTTTACGCCGGCCAAGGCATTGAAGGATGCGCTGAACAAGTAA
- a CDS encoding DUF736 domain-containing protein — protein sequence MATTIATLTEKTDGTLEGVFATIRVNAPIALIPNANKASEEAPDYRIIHRKTGFEIGAGWNRISRQTGEEYISTKLEAPEIGVIFGNVAPAPGGEPGKKVILWNSPA from the coding sequence ATGGCCACCACGATCGCAACCCTCACCGAAAAGACCGACGGCACTCTCGAAGGCGTCTTCGCCACCATCCGGGTCAACGCCCCGATCGCCCTAATCCCGAACGCCAACAAGGCGAGCGAAGAAGCCCCCGACTACCGCATCATCCACCGCAAGACTGGCTTTGAGATCGGCGCAGGCTGGAACCGCATCTCCCGCCAGACAGGCGAAGAATACATCTCCACGAAGCTCGAAGCGCCCGAGATCGGCGTGATCTTCGGCAACGTCGCCCCGGCGCCCGGCGGCGAGCCCGGCAAGAAGGTCATCCTCTGGAACAGCCCGGCCTGA
- a CDS encoding type II toxin-antitoxin system Phd/YefM family antitoxin, whose translation MKQFTTGDLNKQIGDVTDAASREPVVLTRHKKPRFVLMSYDHYERMRTGGDPRRAFHISEMPAEHAELFDEALDRLAHGEGYDDEP comes from the coding sequence ATGAAGCAGTTCACGACAGGCGACCTCAACAAGCAGATCGGCGACGTTACCGATGCGGCAAGCCGCGAGCCGGTTGTTCTGACTCGCCACAAGAAGCCTCGCTTCGTGCTGATGAGCTACGATCACTATGAGCGCATGCGCACCGGTGGCGACCCCCGCCGCGCCTTTCATATCTCGGAGATGCCCGCCGAGCATGCGGAACTGTTCGACGAGGCGCTCGATCGGCTGGCGCATGGCGAAGGCTACGACGATGAGCCGTGA
- a CDS encoding DUF2493 domain-containing protein: protein MDLILHPDDGFEPNHASSPTDRFIYEMQVYGYRPFQDEPDPRPLPEEPQVQSSITTIFDALAEMLGNTRLEPDLEDLFWSIPNLFHRAGERIQRELDRNEEVQRTGQREQDGSEVKSVELERLIAEGITLLERRNSFEFMRDYAADLFEAQSGSSWRPRTGSKVNHTNMTAAMIDSRDFLSARRRAETEVLIPAGTKIAFAGGMDYNDHERIWAKLDQAHAKYPDMVLLHGGSPKGAERIAACWAEARKVTQITFKPNWTKHAKAAPFRRNDDMLSVMPAGLIVFPGNGITGNLADKARRLGIPVWQASGDGA from the coding sequence ATGGACCTGATCCTCCACCCCGACGACGGCTTCGAGCCTAACCACGCTTCCTCCCCGACCGACCGCTTCATCTACGAGATGCAGGTCTACGGCTATCGCCCCTTCCAGGACGAGCCCGACCCGCGGCCATTGCCGGAGGAACCGCAGGTCCAGTCATCGATCACCACGATCTTCGACGCCCTCGCCGAAATGCTCGGCAACACCCGCCTGGAGCCCGATCTCGAAGACCTGTTCTGGTCGATCCCTAATCTCTTCCATCGCGCCGGCGAGCGCATCCAGCGTGAGCTCGACCGCAACGAGGAAGTGCAGCGCACCGGCCAGCGTGAGCAGGACGGCTCGGAGGTGAAGAGTGTCGAGCTCGAACGCCTCATTGCCGAGGGCATCACGCTCTTGGAACGCAGGAATAGCTTCGAGTTCATGCGCGACTATGCCGCCGACCTGTTCGAGGCGCAATCCGGATCGTCCTGGCGGCCGCGCACCGGCTCGAAGGTCAACCACACCAACATGACGGCGGCGATGATCGACAGTCGGGACTTCCTGTCCGCTCGACGCCGCGCCGAGACCGAGGTGCTGATCCCCGCCGGCACCAAGATCGCTTTCGCCGGTGGCATGGACTATAACGACCATGAGCGGATTTGGGCCAAGCTCGATCAGGCGCATGCGAAGTATCCTGACATGGTATTGCTGCACGGCGGCTCGCCAAAAGGTGCCGAACGGATTGCTGCATGCTGGGCTGAAGCCCGCAAGGTGACGCAGATCACCTTCAAGCCGAATTGGACGAAACACGCCAAGGCCGCACCGTTTCGGCGCAATGACGATATGCTGTCGGTCATGCCCGCCGGATTGATCGTCTTTCCCGGAAACGGCATCACAGGCAATCTCGCCGACAAGGCACGCCGGCTCGGCATTCCGGTCTGGCAGGCTTCAGGAGACGGCGCGTGA